The following are encoded in a window of Polynucleobacter sp. AP-Kolm-20A-A1 genomic DNA:
- a CDS encoding fumarylacetoacetate hydrolase family protein, translated as MSSRREFMKTASAAGAGLVAATTMGVMNEASAHTTSVWGGEVYTGPREMVKNSKILSIQNADGTETLGVVTSKGVIDVRAVAKKMKIAAPVTLDQLLQEGNAAGFNKAVASADKSGVPYLKESDITFGRLFKNPGKIVCVGLNYRAHADEVGMAHPRVPPLFNKYNNSLTAHNCLLQIPPPSVSYKLDYETELLIVVGKQMRNVPESAALDYVAGYCTSNDFSSRDLQLELPSGQWMIGKTLDQYAPIGPYFVTSDLVGDPNKLQVKTWVNGELRQNSNTADFIHNTQKMLSYISTYWTLEPGDIVFTGTPQGVIAGMPKDKQVWLKKGDKIVSSVEKLGELKFTLA; from the coding sequence ATGAGTTCTCGTCGCGAATTTATGAAGACCGCTTCAGCTGCTGGTGCTGGCTTAGTAGCTGCCACCACTATGGGTGTGATGAATGAGGCTTCTGCACATACCACTTCGGTTTGGGGTGGCGAAGTTTATACCGGCCCACGCGAGATGGTAAAAAATAGCAAAATCCTTTCGATTCAAAATGCAGATGGCACAGAAACCTTGGGTGTAGTTACATCAAAGGGTGTGATCGATGTCCGCGCTGTTGCTAAAAAAATGAAGATAGCAGCGCCGGTAACTTTGGATCAATTATTGCAAGAGGGTAATGCAGCAGGATTTAATAAGGCGGTAGCAAGTGCCGATAAGTCTGGCGTACCTTACTTGAAAGAATCCGATATTACTTTCGGACGTTTATTTAAAAACCCTGGAAAGATTGTTTGCGTAGGATTGAACTATCGTGCGCATGCTGATGAGGTAGGCATGGCTCACCCAAGAGTCCCGCCTTTGTTTAATAAATACAACAACAGTCTTACAGCTCATAACTGCTTATTACAAATTCCACCCCCATCTGTTTCTTATAAATTAGATTATGAGACTGAGCTATTAATCGTTGTGGGCAAGCAGATGCGTAATGTTCCCGAATCAGCGGCGCTAGATTATGTGGCCGGCTATTGCACATCCAACGATTTCTCATCACGTGACTTGCAATTGGAGTTGCCAAGCGGTCAGTGGATGATTGGAAAGACCTTGGATCAGTACGCACCAATTGGACCTTACTTCGTTACATCTGACTTAGTAGGAGACCCTAATAAGCTCCAAGTGAAAACATGGGTCAATGGTGAGCTCCGCCAGAACTCCAATACTGCAGACTTTATTCATAACACGCAAAAAATGCTGTCCTACATTAGTACTTACTGGACTTTAGAGCCAGGCGACATTGTCTTTACCGGTACTCCACAAGGTGTAATCGCCGGCATGCCAAAGGATAAGCAGGTCTGGCTGAAGAAGGGCGATAAGATTGTGAGCTCAGTAGAAAAACTTGGGGAATTGAAGTTCACACTGGCTTGA
- the modA gene encoding molybdate ABC transporter substrate-binding protein, with protein MLSRLHLFLIAILCSANLAFAQGATVAVAANMKDAFGEIATAFKVTGKSEMRVVYGSSGNFTAQIMNGAPFNIFIAADEHFPLELYKKGKAVNEGVVYAIGKLALIAKTSSGITLMDNRAEIAKAIARANKIAIAKPDLAPYGKAAVEYLKAEGLWDLAKDKLVYGDNVGAATTYVVTGAADLGFTALSLARSPEVAKEARYVELYSKLYEPIKQRMVLIKGAPQEAQDLYQFMQGAKAKAILQKYGYTTP; from the coding sequence ATGCTGTCTCGCCTGCACCTTTTCCTGATCGCAATACTCTGTAGTGCAAATCTAGCGTTTGCCCAGGGTGCAACTGTTGCCGTTGCTGCCAATATGAAAGATGCCTTTGGCGAGATTGCAACTGCCTTCAAGGTAACAGGCAAATCTGAGATGAGGGTGGTCTACGGATCATCCGGAAACTTCACCGCACAAATTATGAATGGCGCTCCATTTAATATATTCATTGCGGCTGATGAACATTTCCCTTTGGAGCTGTATAAAAAGGGCAAGGCTGTCAACGAAGGCGTAGTTTATGCAATAGGCAAACTGGCGCTAATAGCAAAAACATCTTCTGGTATTACGCTGATGGATAACAGGGCTGAAATTGCTAAAGCAATTGCAAGGGCCAATAAGATTGCCATTGCAAAACCAGATCTTGCTCCTTACGGCAAAGCGGCTGTGGAGTATCTCAAGGCAGAGGGCCTTTGGGATTTAGCTAAAGATAAGTTGGTATACGGAGATAACGTTGGTGCTGCAACAACCTATGTTGTTACTGGCGCTGCCGATCTGGGATTTACTGCCCTCTCATTGGCCAGGTCCCCCGAAGTTGCCAAAGAAGCCAGGTATGTAGAGCTATATAGCAAGCTATATGAGCCCATAAAGCAAAGAATGGTGCTAATTAAGGGCGCCCCTCAAGAGGCACAAGATTTATATCAATTTATGCAGGGTGCAAAAGCAAAAGCGATCTTGCAAAAATACGGCTACACCACGCCCTAG
- a CDS encoding ferrous iron transporter B, translated as MSESKVHFFSNEPIVALLGNPNCGKTALFNLLTGSRQKVANYSGVTVERKEGRLALESGKNIRILDLPGAYSLYPRSLDERVTCNVLLGRAEGEKRPDLVICVLSAINLRRNLRLVLAAKRLGLPCVVVLNMLDISQRQGLQIDTAALSNELGLPVLTSIGIQANGADEIKKFLSGLYWRNLQGLQTGTSDATLENAASHIAHTESDNVQVQRILQNLKLDRIIPDQLSDRLDAVLLHPVFGPIILVALLFCIFQAVFSWATVPMDLIKTAVEYLGVQIAEVLPNNWLRSLFINGILAGLGGVVIFLPQILILFFFILLLEESGYLPRAAYLLDRVMGSVGLSGRSFIPLLSSFACAIPGIMATRSISNARDRMVTILIAPMMTCSARLPVYALLISAFIPEQKLWAGIDLQGLVLFLLYLAGILGAMAVAWILKRFTSEQFRMNALMMELPSYHMPRLGNLAISLWQRAEIFLRRVGGIILIMTIALWVLSSFPFPPEGATGSPIQYSFAGMMGQALAHIFSPIGFNWQISIALVPGMAAREVVVSSLATVYALSSSSVDAADALIPLISSGWSLATALSLLAWFVFAPQCLSTIAAVKRETGGWKIPIIMLSYLFGLAYIASFITYRIAIFLGLG; from the coding sequence ATGTCTGAATCTAAAGTCCATTTTTTCTCAAACGAGCCTATCGTTGCTTTATTGGGTAATCCCAATTGCGGAAAAACGGCCTTATTTAATTTGCTTACCGGCAGTCGTCAGAAGGTGGCCAACTATTCCGGTGTCACTGTCGAGAGAAAAGAAGGGCGCCTCGCTCTGGAGTCCGGAAAAAATATTCGCATTCTTGATTTACCTGGTGCCTATAGTCTTTATCCAAGATCACTCGATGAGCGTGTGACTTGCAATGTATTGCTAGGCAGAGCAGAGGGCGAGAAGCGTCCTGATTTGGTGATTTGTGTATTAAGCGCTATTAACTTACGTCGCAACTTACGTCTGGTATTGGCGGCTAAGCGCCTGGGTTTACCTTGTGTAGTGGTGTTGAATATGCTTGATATTTCCCAGCGCCAAGGCTTGCAGATCGATACTGCTGCCTTATCGAATGAGCTGGGCTTACCAGTGCTCACTAGCATTGGCATTCAAGCTAATGGTGCAGATGAGATTAAGAAGTTTCTATCAGGGCTATATTGGCGTAACTTACAGGGATTGCAGACCGGCACCAGTGATGCCACTTTGGAAAATGCAGCTTCGCATATTGCGCATACTGAATCTGATAACGTTCAAGTACAAAGAATTTTGCAAAACCTCAAACTGGATCGGATTATTCCTGATCAATTGAGTGATCGCTTAGATGCGGTGTTATTACATCCGGTCTTTGGCCCCATCATTTTGGTGGCTCTACTCTTTTGCATATTCCAGGCGGTATTTAGTTGGGCGACTGTACCCATGGATCTGATTAAGACTGCGGTTGAGTATCTGGGCGTGCAAATTGCCGAAGTCCTGCCAAATAATTGGCTGCGCAGTTTATTTATCAATGGGATTTTGGCGGGCTTAGGCGGTGTGGTTATTTTCCTGCCGCAAATCCTGATTCTGTTCTTCTTTATTTTGCTGCTAGAGGAATCTGGCTATCTTCCAAGGGCCGCCTATTTGCTCGATCGGGTGATGGGTTCTGTTGGCCTATCTGGCAGATCATTTATCCCGCTTTTATCTAGCTTTGCTTGCGCGATTCCAGGGATTATGGCGACCAGAAGCATTTCTAATGCGCGCGATCGCATGGTAACCATCTTGATTGCGCCGATGATGACTTGCTCTGCGCGTTTGCCTGTGTACGCCTTATTAATTTCTGCATTTATTCCAGAGCAAAAACTATGGGCTGGCATTGATTTGCAAGGCCTTGTACTGTTCTTGCTTTACCTAGCTGGAATCTTGGGCGCAATGGCGGTGGCGTGGATTCTTAAACGTTTTACTAGCGAGCAATTCAGAATGAATGCGCTCATGATGGAATTGCCTAGTTACCATATGCCACGTTTAGGAAATTTAGCTATTAGCCTGTGGCAGCGCGCTGAAATCTTCTTACGTCGCGTCGGCGGAATCATCCTGATCATGACGATTGCCTTGTGGGTGCTGTCTAGCTTTCCGTTCCCTCCGGAGGGTGCTACTGGCTCACCAATTCAATATAGTTTTGCAGGAATGATGGGGCAGGCCTTGGCACACATCTTTTCTCCGATTGGGTTTAATTGGCAAATTAGTATTGCCTTGGTACCTGGTATGGCTGCTCGCGAAGTGGTGGTGAGCTCATTGGCAACTGTCTATGCACTATCTAGTTCTAGTGTAGATGCTGCTGATGCACTTATTCCTCTGATTTCTAGTGGCTGGTCATTGGCAACAGCACTCTCTTTATTGGCGTGGTTTGTATTTGCGCCTCAGTGCCTATCTACCATTGCTGCAGTGAAGCGCGAAACTGGGGGCTGGAAAATCCCGATCATCATGCTTAGCTACTTATTTGGCTTGGCATATATTGCCTCCTTTATTACCTACAGGATCGCCATTTTCCTGGGTCTAGGTTAA
- a CDS encoding DUF5993 family protein has protein sequence MYMFLPFLTAFIGLILVWFEKRLAGVTVLAITVAILAVWFRFHATSHLNISL, from the coding sequence ATGTACATGTTCCTGCCTTTTCTCACAGCCTTTATCGGACTTATCTTGGTCTGGTTTGAGAAGCGTCTAGCAGGCGTAACAGTTTTGGCTATTACTGTTGCCATCTTGGCGGTTTGGTTCCGTTTTCATGCAACCAGCCACCTCAATATCAGCTTGTAA
- a CDS encoding alpha/beta fold hydrolase — protein MMILLRRISTACAAALCAASLISCVSSEQASSTTPASLYANAAPLDLRLSAWPYPYPLKEFKTSLQGQSAAMVYMDVAAVGKQKGVVLLFHGKNFSSDYWAPTIAGLTQAGYRVIAPDQIGFGKSSKPDVTYHFDDLAANTKALLASLKIQKVSVIANSMGGMVGVRFARLYPQTVQKLVLENPLGLEDYSKDIPPQKNDDLLKLEMAQTETSYRRFLQSYFPNWQPSYEKFVEVYVRVQKGPDYPAYAKTSVLTYQMIAEKPVVNDLPQLKMPVLLVIGQKDRTVFGRRFAPPEAVKSLGNFPELGKKAQAAIPNAQLVPIENVGHVPHIEVPDLFVKTVVQFLNAKP, from the coding sequence ATGATGATCTTGCTCAGAAGAATTTCTACAGCATGTGCAGCAGCTTTGTGTGCGGCCTCTCTAATATCCTGCGTGAGTTCTGAGCAAGCATCTTCAACGACACCTGCCAGCCTTTATGCTAATGCGGCACCATTAGATCTGCGGTTAAGTGCCTGGCCTTACCCATATCCCTTGAAGGAATTTAAAACCTCTTTGCAAGGACAGTCCGCAGCAATGGTCTATATGGATGTAGCGGCAGTAGGCAAGCAAAAGGGTGTGGTGCTGCTGTTTCATGGAAAAAACTTTTCTAGTGATTACTGGGCGCCCACAATTGCTGGTTTAACTCAAGCTGGTTATCGCGTTATTGCGCCAGACCAAATCGGTTTTGGAAAATCATCCAAACCAGACGTGACTTATCACTTTGATGATTTAGCAGCCAATACCAAGGCATTATTAGCCTCACTTAAAATTCAGAAGGTGTCAGTCATCGCTAATTCCATGGGCGGAATGGTTGGCGTGCGCTTCGCTCGTCTTTATCCGCAAACGGTACAAAAACTCGTTCTTGAGAATCCTCTTGGTCTTGAGGATTACTCAAAAGATATTCCTCCGCAGAAAAACGACGACCTACTTAAATTGGAGATGGCACAAACAGAAACAAGTTACCGCCGTTTCTTACAGAGTTACTTCCCAAACTGGCAACCCAGTTATGAAAAGTTTGTTGAGGTCTACGTGCGAGTGCAAAAAGGACCTGACTACCCAGCTTATGCCAAAACCTCAGTGCTGACTTATCAGATGATTGCGGAAAAACCGGTGGTAAATGATTTGCCGCAATTGAAGATGCCAGTGTTGTTAGTAATAGGGCAGAAAGATCGTACGGTGTTTGGTCGTCGCTTTGCGCCACCGGAGGCTGTTAAATCTCTGGGTAACTTTCCGGAGTTGGGTAAAAAAGCCCAAGCAGCAATTCCCAATGCTCAGCTGGTACCAATTGAAAACGTGGGTCACGTGCCTCACATAGAAGTACCTGATCTATTTGTTAAAACAGTGGTGCAGTTTTTAAATGCTAAACCCTAA
- a CDS encoding fumarylacetoacetate hydrolase family protein translates to MSSAFVIDPPAVISLPVTGDSRRFAVNRIYCVGRNYADHAREMGHDPDREPPFFFMKPANSIVTDGKDMHFPSLSNDVHHEIEMVVAIGKGGANISADKALDHVYGYGVGLDMTRRDLQGEAKKMGRPWDTGKAFDQSAPCGEITPASKCGHPAKGSVKLLVNGEVRQEGDLNQLIWNVPDTIAYLSTLFTLEPGDLIFSGTPAGVGPVKKGDVLEGSVAGLPSLKTKII, encoded by the coding sequence ATGAGCTCAGCTTTCGTCATTGATCCGCCAGCGGTTATTTCATTGCCAGTGACTGGAGACTCACGTCGCTTTGCAGTTAATCGCATTTACTGCGTTGGTCGAAACTATGCAGACCATGCGCGCGAAATGGGTCACGATCCAGATCGTGAGCCGCCTTTCTTTTTTATGAAGCCAGCAAACTCTATCGTGACTGATGGTAAGGACATGCATTTTCCTAGCCTGTCAAACGATGTCCACCATGAAATTGAGATGGTTGTCGCTATCGGTAAGGGCGGTGCAAATATTTCTGCAGATAAAGCCTTAGATCATGTCTATGGATACGGCGTTGGCTTGGATATGACAAGACGCGATCTTCAGGGCGAGGCCAAGAAGATGGGGCGCCCTTGGGATACAGGCAAAGCATTTGATCAATCTGCTCCGTGCGGAGAAATTACTCCGGCTAGCAAATGCGGCCATCCTGCCAAAGGTAGCGTAAAGCTCCTAGTGAATGGCGAAGTGCGCCAAGAAGGCGATCTGAATCAATTGATTTGGAATGTGCCTGACACCATTGCTTATCTTTCCACCTTGTTCACTTTAGAGCCAGGGGATTTAATTTTCTCTGGAACACCTGCTGGGGTTGGTCCGGTTAAGAAGGGTGACGTACTAGAGGGAAGCGTAGCAGGCCTTCCAAGCTTGAAGACAAAAATTATTTAA
- a CDS encoding tripartite tricarboxylate transporter substrate binding protein, whose amino-acid sequence MRLNLTKGFGLLLCASMASGPLLAQTNNAAIKNYPDKPIKLVIPYPPGGATDVIGRIMAQELSKTLNQQVIPDNRAGDSGNIGADMVAKSTPDGYTLLMGALTSHAINANLDKDKIKYNLEKDFTPVDVVGVVPLVFVVNPSVPAKNMKEFIAYAKANPGKLTFASSGAGAPQRLAMEMFRFQLGLDLLHVPYKGSGPAMTDLVGGQVLTMSETVPAALQFIQAGQLRPLAVTTAKRISQLPDVPTVTEATGLPNFDVVSMFGILAPAGTPKPIIDKLSADIKLILQRPDVQERMLAAGVYVNYLSPADSSKRISRELSMWGKVVKDANIKPD is encoded by the coding sequence ATGAGACTAAATCTAACTAAAGGCTTCGGCCTACTCCTATGCGCCAGCATGGCTAGCGGACCACTGCTTGCACAGACCAACAACGCTGCCATCAAAAATTATCCGGATAAGCCAATTAAATTGGTCATCCCTTATCCACCAGGTGGCGCAACCGATGTGATTGGTCGAATCATGGCTCAAGAACTTTCGAAAACACTCAATCAACAGGTTATTCCAGATAACCGTGCAGGCGATAGCGGCAACATTGGCGCTGACATGGTTGCCAAGTCAACACCCGATGGTTACACCTTATTAATGGGCGCCCTAACCTCACATGCTATTAATGCCAATCTTGATAAAGACAAGATTAAGTACAACCTCGAAAAAGACTTCACTCCCGTTGACGTTGTCGGCGTGGTACCACTCGTATTTGTGGTGAACCCTTCAGTTCCTGCAAAGAATATGAAAGAGTTCATTGCTTATGCAAAAGCCAATCCAGGAAAACTCACTTTCGCATCGTCTGGTGCTGGAGCGCCCCAGCGTCTTGCAATGGAAATGTTTAGATTCCAGTTAGGATTAGATTTATTGCATGTGCCATACAAAGGTAGCGGACCTGCCATGACCGACTTGGTTGGCGGCCAAGTATTGACTATGTCTGAGACTGTGCCTGCAGCTTTGCAATTTATTCAAGCGGGCCAATTACGTCCTTTAGCAGTGACTACTGCCAAACGTATTAGCCAGTTACCTGATGTACCTACAGTTACCGAGGCTACTGGCTTACCGAACTTTGATGTAGTAAGTATGTTTGGTATTTTGGCGCCAGCAGGAACACCTAAACCTATCATCGATAAGTTGAGCGCTGATATCAAGTTGATCTTGCAACGCCCTGATGTTCAGGAGCGCATGTTAGCTGCGGGTGTTTATGTGAATTACCTATCTCCAGCAGACTCTAGCAAACGGATCTCCCGCGAACTGAGTATGTGGGGTAAGGTGGTTAAGGATGCCAATATCAAACCGGATTAA
- a CDS encoding transporter, with product MMSMAVLPSISNAVLQDEIQVYDDEINAKGEASVELHLNSTPRGIQTPSYPGEVMSNNGVRVTPEFAYGLGHDLEAGLYISYVNYDNKFQYAATKVRMKWLPIREDKGDSFFAGANLELANVQPQFDESRYNSEMRFIIGKHFDDWLFSFNPIIDMPLSQPYVHQSPYFSTATRLSRELTPELALGVEYYSNLNQINQPINYQNTQQMGFLMMYFDGKPLSFQAGIGKGFSNSTDSLTLKAIFSIPLN from the coding sequence ATGATGTCTATGGCTGTTCTGCCTTCCATCAGTAACGCCGTTTTGCAAGATGAAATCCAGGTTTATGACGATGAAATCAATGCCAAAGGTGAAGCTAGTGTTGAGCTGCATCTCAACAGCACGCCGCGAGGTATTCAAACACCTTCTTATCCAGGCGAAGTAATGAGCAACAATGGCGTTCGAGTAACACCAGAGTTTGCTTACGGACTTGGCCATGACCTAGAGGCAGGTTTGTATATCTCATACGTTAACTACGACAATAAGTTTCAGTACGCAGCGACTAAGGTGCGCATGAAGTGGTTGCCGATACGAGAAGATAAGGGTGATTCATTTTTTGCTGGTGCGAATCTTGAGTTAGCTAATGTTCAGCCGCAGTTTGATGAATCAAGATACAACAGTGAAATGCGCTTCATTATTGGTAAGCATTTTGATGATTGGCTATTTTCATTTAATCCAATAATAGACATGCCTCTTTCGCAGCCATATGTGCATCAATCGCCATATTTTTCTACTGCCACTCGCTTATCAAGGGAGTTAACCCCAGAGCTTGCGCTAGGGGTAGAGTATTACTCCAATTTAAATCAGATTAATCAGCCAATTAATTATCAAAATACCCAGCAAATGGGTTTTTTGATGATGTACTTCGACGGAAAGCCGCTTTCGTTTCAGGCTGGGATAGGAAAAGGCTTTTCTAATAGCACCGATTCATTGACGCTAAAAGCAATCTTTTCCATTCCACTCAATTAA
- a CDS encoding FMN-binding negative transcriptional regulator, whose product MYLPKHFLVEDPAILGQLISEYPLATIIGNLDGQLEINHLPLMLSEDKTKLYGHIARSNPLTKVAGSSNTAVTAIFNGPNAYVTPAWYPSKKESGKVVPTWNYAVVHAQGSIKLIEDPAWLRSHVAQMTDIHEPTYQSNWKLDDAPEEYVQMMLKAIIGIEIEVKSLIGKFKLSQNRPAQDYEEVVKQLEKSPQEALQEMLQYMKPAQ is encoded by the coding sequence ATGTACCTACCTAAACATTTTTTAGTTGAAGATCCCGCAATTTTGGGTCAATTAATTTCTGAATATCCACTAGCCACCATCATTGGCAATCTAGATGGTCAGCTAGAGATTAATCATCTGCCATTAATGTTGAGCGAGGATAAAACCAAACTCTATGGACATATCGCGAGAAGCAACCCATTAACTAAAGTCGCTGGCAGCTCAAATACTGCAGTTACAGCAATCTTTAATGGCCCCAATGCCTACGTTACACCCGCTTGGTACCCTTCTAAAAAAGAGTCTGGAAAAGTAGTGCCAACATGGAACTACGCCGTAGTACATGCGCAAGGATCAATCAAGCTGATTGAGGATCCGGCATGGCTCAGAAGTCATGTAGCGCAAATGACTGACATTCATGAGCCCACCTATCAATCCAACTGGAAGCTAGACGACGCACCAGAGGAATATGTGCAGATGATGCTTAAAGCAATTATTGGCATTGAGATAGAGGTAAAGAGCTTGATTGGAAAATTTAAGCTCAGCCAAAATCGCCCAGCGCAAGATTATGAGGAAGTAGTAAAGCAGTTAGAAAAATCTCCGCAAGAAGCCTTGCAGGAAATGCTTCAATACATGAAGCCAGCTCAGTAA
- a CDS encoding enoyl-CoA hydratase/isomerase family protein — protein MTTSANPPCLNLEIIGHIARITFNNPAARNAMTWPMYEELKTICDDLAKNPKVRVAIFRGAGDKAFVSGSDIQQFVDLKKDEAYEVAVDHIFISLQELPMPTIALIEGLAVGSGLLMATACDFRISTPEARFGIPVAKTLGNCLSPSNLAWISAHLGIPTVKKMLLTAELIKAPQLLDSGFIYQTVEATDITAAGDTLAEKLAALAPITQKASKIALSRILNSNLPDCTDLMRETYNSNDFKEGVNAFLEGRTPKWNGK, from the coding sequence ATGACCACAAGCGCTAACCCACCCTGCCTCAACCTGGAAATCATCGGACATATTGCGCGGATTACATTTAATAATCCAGCAGCCAGAAATGCGATGACCTGGCCAATGTACGAAGAGCTCAAAACGATTTGTGATGACTTAGCAAAGAATCCAAAAGTTCGTGTTGCCATATTTAGAGGGGCTGGCGATAAAGCCTTTGTTTCAGGAAGTGATATTCAACAATTTGTAGACTTGAAAAAAGATGAGGCCTATGAAGTGGCTGTTGATCATATTTTTATCTCCCTGCAAGAGCTTCCGATGCCTACGATTGCATTGATCGAAGGGCTGGCCGTAGGTAGTGGATTATTGATGGCGACTGCTTGCGACTTTCGTATCTCCACCCCGGAGGCACGCTTTGGTATTCCGGTCGCTAAAACATTGGGAAATTGTTTATCCCCTAGCAATCTTGCCTGGATTAGCGCTCACCTAGGAATTCCTACCGTCAAAAAAATGCTGCTTACAGCCGAGCTCATTAAAGCTCCGCAATTATTAGACTCAGGATTTATATATCAAACTGTAGAAGCAACAGATATCACAGCAGCTGGCGATACATTGGCGGAAAAATTGGCGGCACTTGCGCCTATTACTCAAAAAGCAAGCAAGATTGCTTTATCGCGCATTCTCAATAGCAATCTTCCCGACTGCACAGACTTGATGCGTGAGACCTATAACAGCAATGACTTCAAAGAGGGTGTGAACGCCTTCTTAGAAGGTCGAACACCCAAATGGAATGGCAAGTAA
- a CDS encoding SemiSWEET transporter: MTLEPHQIEIIGYCAAFLTTVAFLPQAIQSWRTKDLSGISLGMYSLFTTGVGLWLVYGLIIEKWPLILANALTFALALSILLLKLRHTSKHQK; this comes from the coding sequence ATGACCCTAGAGCCCCACCAAATTGAAATCATTGGATATTGCGCTGCATTCTTAACGACTGTGGCATTTTTGCCTCAGGCAATCCAATCTTGGCGCACCAAAGATCTGTCTGGTATTTCCCTGGGGATGTACTCCTTATTTACGACTGGGGTCGGTTTATGGCTGGTCTACGGCCTCATTATTGAGAAGTGGCCCCTCATCTTGGCGAATGCGCTAACGTTTGCTCTGGCCCTCAGTATCTTGTTATTGAAATTGCGTCATACTTCTAAACATCAGAAATAA
- a CDS encoding FeoA family protein, producing MKLDQVDLGSLYRVSEVNAPKGAPQIKGQLEDIGFLPGEQVAVLRKGLLGKGPYMVRVGASTFALRKSEACMISVEALSHV from the coding sequence ATGAAATTAGACCAGGTTGATCTCGGCAGCCTTTATCGCGTTAGCGAAGTAAATGCTCCAAAAGGTGCCCCTCAAATTAAGGGGCAGCTGGAGGATATTGGCTTTTTGCCAGGCGAGCAGGTTGCTGTCCTGCGTAAGGGATTATTGGGCAAAGGTCCATACATGGTTCGTGTTGGCGCTTCAACTTTTGCTTTGCGCAAATCTGAGGCATGCATGATTTCTGTTGAAGCTTTGTCGCATGTCTGA